A part of Phycisphaerae bacterium genomic DNA contains:
- a CDS encoding HU family DNA-binding protein yields the protein MIRTKNDIIKQLTERHDLDSARARRVVTEVLNGIVEATLEHGRIEIRRFGTFKVCRRASRVARNPRTNEPLRLPPRYVLTFEPSERVSNKVSQRFPSPEPMTAIQEYSYASSE from the coding sequence ATGATTCGGACGAAGAACGATATTATCAAGCAGCTCACGGAACGTCACGACTTGGACAGCGCCCGGGCCAGGCGGGTGGTCACCGAAGTGCTCAACGGCATTGTGGAGGCGACTCTGGAGCACGGACGGATCGAGATCCGGCGTTTTGGGACCTTCAAGGTCTGCCGGCGGGCCTCACGGGTGGCCAGAAACCCCCGGACCAACGAGCCGCTGCGCCTGCCGCCGAGGTACGTCCTGACGTTCGAGCCTTCGGAACGGGTGTCGAACAAGGTTTCACAGCGGTTTCCGTCACCCGAGCCGATGACGGCGATCCAGGAATACAGCTACGCGTCGTC